One Nostoc sp. CENA543 genomic window, TAAATACCGATGTGCATATGAGCATCTACAACCCCAGGAAAACCCAGGAGATTTTTGCCGTCAAATACCTCTTTGCCCTGGTCTGCGCTAATATGAGGAGCAATCTGGGCAAATTTTCCATCCTTGATCCCTATATCTAAGAGTGCGATCGCATTTTCTTGGGGACGCACAACCCGCACATTCTTGACAATTTTGTCTAATATAGGAGGTTCAGACATAGTAGACCTCACATTAACATGATGACAGCAAGCAAGTCGCTTTCACATCCTACAGGAACAATCGCTAAAATAGACAACTATGTAACAGTTGTTTATTGAACCGTCTTGATGACCCGGAAATAAAACATACAAACTCTTATATGTAGAAGTGCTAAGACTCCCCATTAAACTTATTCCTGGTAATTTAAATTGGGAATTTTTAATTGAAATTTAGGAGCAGAAAAAGGTGTCCAATTTTAACGAGTATCATCTCAATCCTGAAACTTTCCCCTTTCTCCAAAATTTGCAAGAAAATTGGCAAGTGATTCGAGAGGAATTTACTAATTTTATCAAGCAGGCATCGCCAGAAGAGTTAAAATTTACTTACGATGTTCTAGGCCCAAAAAGTAAAACTATTAAAACTAAAGGCAACTCTAAATATAGTGCCTTTGGAATTTTATTCCAAGGTTTATTAATTGAAGAATATATTCAATTTCATCAAATCCAATATCCCGAATATGAGACAGATGTAGCAGCAAAGAAGGCATTAGAACTCAGAGAAAAATATTTTCCAAATCTGGCTCAAATGATCACAGTGATAAACTTAGAAAATGATGATGTAGTTAGAAATGCCTATTTCGGCACATTTCACCCTGGTTTAGACATTAAGCTTCATGTTAACTATAACCCCCACATGAATCGGGGTTATTTAGGCTTAATTGTACCGCAGGGAGATGTGGCGATGAAAATATGTCATGAGCAACTTTATTGGCATGAAGGGGAATTTATGGTGTTAGATCATAGCTATCCCCATTGTCCACATAATTATACTGAATACGATAGAACTGTATTGGTTGTTGACTTTTTTAAAACAGATCAGCCAAGAGAAGAAGTAATGAGATTTGAGCAAGAACAAGTTACCGAAAGAA contains:
- a CDS encoding aspartyl/asparaginyl beta-hydroxylase domain-containing protein; the encoded protein is MSNFNEYHLNPETFPFLQNLQENWQVIREEFTNFIKQASPEELKFTYDVLGPKSKTIKTKGNSKYSAFGILFQGLLIEEYIQFHQIQYPEYETDVAAKKALELREKYFPNLAQMITVINLENDDVVRNAYFGTFHPGLDIKLHVNYNPHMNRGYLGLIVPQGDVAMKICHEQLYWHEGEFMVLDHSYPHCPHNYTEYDRTVLVVDFFKTDQPREEVMRFEQEQVTERMQDNPYSLGVFGKSDKANTEDFIKYGLAHQLEWDKAL